The DNA region CTTATTAAGGAGTTTATTTCAAgctttaatttttactttgttaagTGTAAGGTTGTCAACCACCAAGTAAGGGGAGAGCAGGGTGCTGAGTACTTTGGCCATGAGTTGTAGCTTCTTGAATGTCAggttttttccaaattatggAAATTCCATACAAGTTGCAGATTACAAGTGAGAGGTTTTTAGTCATCTTAATGCTCCTGGATCATTGTGAGTGACCACATTATTTTTACTAAGCATTTTTTGGCTTTCTGATAAACATTTACTCAGTCCAAAGTAAAATAAGATATGCTTAAGGATATATAAAGAATATAGAATATCAATGCTTGGTTCAGGCTCCAGAGAcaagtgtcaaaaaaaattttttgacaaattataCATAAGTAGACAAGACAGGCTTTACACACAATTTTCATGCATTCGAATGTATGGCTTCTAAACTGAAAGTAGGTTTGAGTATGTTAGGTTTTTCAAAATGTGGAATCTTTCTGCAAGGTTTGGGTTGTGAGTGACAGAGTTTTAGTCAGATCTTAATGCTCCTGGATCATTACAAGTGACCACATTTctgttacatttacattttttaactttgtgatattgttgtttcctttgaaagtgGGTATAGACATGACAAAATCTTCCAATAACATAGGCTCTCATCACTTGGTACAGTCCCAAACTGAACAACTGTTCATATGTAGACTAGTCAGTTGTTACCACAATTTTCTTGTGCTACAATTGTTGAAAGTAGGTTTCAGCCTGTCAggtctttttcaaaatatgtaaTCTTAATGCATGGTACAGCTTACGAGTGACTGCTTTTTGGTCACTGGGCAAAACCAACTgttttgtacatgtatttttgtgCTGGCTTTTCTTCCCTCtgcatttatttcattacccAAAATAAGGGAGGGGGGCCCTCCCCTAGATCTGCCACTGGGTTATAAGCACACGTCATTTACTTCAAGCactcttctttttcagcttGAGGATCATGTTTCAGAAGAAGACATTTCACTTCCAATGGACAAGTTGGATCACAGAGAGCTAATGGTATCTTGTGTAGgatagtgaaagaaaaaacattagaATTTGAGTCCCttgtgaggattcaaacctcatgCAGCCAGCCCGGAGAAGGCAATCCCAGCTGGGTGGAGAGTTTTGTGCGCTCCTCTCagtgcttgtttatttttgCGTCCCGAGGAGAGGTGCAGTGCAGATTGCCCATACTTCGGTCTTACCCTTTGGTACCTCGGCAATGATATGCTCGtatcgtttttatttttatgctttATGGttcctacttttttttttatttgatacgTGCACTGAGCCGTTAAATAGGTCTCAAACCTGGAGGCCAGACCCATTTCGGTTGTCGGCTGTAACCACCAGAGGACTGTGTCTGTATTCGAGCAGGgatttacttttctcttttctctggCACACTTGACATTCAGAGTCAAAGGAATGCAAAACAACTATAGCCAAGTTGAAGAGTATCTGCTTCTTAACTGAACAACATCAAAAAATTATGGCATTAGCAGAACTGAATGGTGACTGAAGCTTTCAGAGCTTAACTTGAGAGGGGCCACAAGAAGTAACTGTCTATGTTATATCAGTCAAAAATCAGTTATCTCTCATACATACTGGTTGTAAGGTTTTaaaaatgtcagtttttcaGTAAGTGGAATCTCAATGCCTAGCACAAGCTGCAAATGTCAAAATCCATATATTGCCAGGCTCCAGGAAGATGTAAGTGGGTATAGACATTCAACTCTTTCAAGAAcaaactctctctctctttattgtcattttttttgtttgagacTCTCTCTACATACATACTTGTTGTAAGGTTTTAAGAATGTCAGGGTTTCAGTTAGTGGAATCTCAATACCTAGCATAGGCTGCAAAGGTCAAAGTTCATATATTGCCAGGCCTCAGGAAGATGTGGATAGGTTATGACCACATTCATTTCTCTAAACCTAGATATTTTGTTCCAATTCATTTTGTTTAGTATTGTTTTTGGAGTTCGGTACAGACTGCAATTGACAACtttctgagtaatttttttgagACAGTCTTAATCTCTGGTCAATTTAGGTTCTTTCCtataattgttcttttaatACACTGTATGTATGAAGTCTTTTGTTAAAGGCTCTTTGTCGCAATgctcattcattttatttttcaaggctTTGAAGTACATGTAACAGAATCTGAAATTTGGAACGTTGAATGATGCTGTGTAATATTTAGGTTAATGCATGCATACACAGACTCGCTGGAGTCGCAGTCTTTTAATCTgaagaatatttcatttgttattatgAATCTACCTGTTCACAGATGAATTtcagaaaacaatattttaacttGTATACTATGTGCCCCTATTTACCCATTTCATCCCCTAAGAtctcaatattatttttctaaatgcCTTTCATACAGtttttttgatatatttgtgAGAATATTGATGTATTGCTAGTGTGTTAGGGAGAGTTGCTTATTGACCAGTCCATGAAGTAAAAGGGTTGGGAACTCCACGTGTTGGGTTTCCAACTGAAACAAAGGCCTCATTTCACTTTATTGTAATAGAATGTAATTATAAACTGACTATACCTTGCCAAGGTCacattttgttcaattttgtaCTGGAAAGCATACTACTTACTTGTACTGGAAAGCATACTACAGAATCTACTTGTTCATAAAAGATGGAAGCTGGAACCTTAAGTGGAATCTTTTGAGGAAAGAGATCACAGTTAATCTAAAAGCAATCTTAACTGTATGAAATTATTGGATATTTACTTAGTAACCAGCTGAAGTTTAGAAATACAGTCGAATATTCTTATTACCACAAACTTTGAAAAGCAATTAGGACTTTCCTCTGTGTAAAGATACTTACTATTTCTAATACGATGCTCCCTTTacttgaaatttcttgaaacaaaTCACGGGAATTTGAAGTCGACCCGAAAGTATCTGTCAAGTTCGACTTGTTACGTTTTCGCTCATGCCTTTCGAAAGTTGAACGTGACACGAAGTCATTACAATGAGCGCAGTAAATATATCCTTTCTTGTCATCGCACTCCATGCGTTCTATAAAGGAGATGCGAAAATGAAAACCCGTTGCTTTCAATTCAgatattttgacaaaatttgccGCTGCACATGGAACAAAATTTGCTGTTCCTGTCCGACGCAAGTACTGGCTAATTTGTGATGCATTTCCTATTGACAGTTCAGATTACAATTAGACTATCTTTAATGCGTCAATTAAAGATGTCAAAACAGCGAGACTCGTTTAATTCTCACCTCAAAGGTTAACTAAatgtatattaattaaaaacctTCTTTTGTGCCAAAAAAGAGACCACTTAAAGGATGCTAAAAGATTTACGTTATTAAAGTTCACCTTATGTTCAATTAAAGATTCATGAAAGGTAACTGTTAGCTTTTGGATATTTCGGTTTACAATTAAAGACGCCTAAAGCTTAAGTCAACCTTTAGGGATGCTTTCGGTTTTGCCTAAAGGCACTGAAATAAGAGCATTCGTCCTGTGCTAAAATAACTGTTTTTGGAATcgcaaaattattattattattctggCTAGCAGATTAGAAGTGAAGCAGGTAAAAAGATTcatagataaacaaataaatatatagaTATGAGAATAAGTTAATAAAAATAGGCAAGGGAGAAAACGGAGAAAATCTATGCATTGGCCTCTATGGCCAGGGAAGGGGAGGGGCTCAATGATGCTTTGCGCGTGGTTCAGTCTCTACCATTTTCTAATTCACTAAAAGGTAAGTTATACTTTTTATCTACAATCGGTGACAAAATTATTGACACATTGACTTTTACAACCTCCTATTACCTCAGTTAACCTTTTCGCCCAATTCCCCCCAAAACAATGTTGCATCGTGATTTCGTGAGCTTTGAGCTATATACCTGCAACATTCaatgggggagggggtgttTTCAATGATTTAGAGCGTGGTAAAAACAGTGGTCAGTGTTCTACATATACATAAGCTGTTCAAACACAATCGGCTGGCTATATAAACAAAGTTAAGCCGTTTTTTAACAAAACCGTGTCCTAAACAAACCTCAGTTTAGCTGGACCCTCtttctgaacatttatttttgtgaaaagcGTCAAGAAGGCAGAAAGCTAACACTGGAAAGtcatttgtttaataaaatcaaccctcttatggAGAAAGTCCGAGGACCAGTGATTGCGTAAAACCGTAGTTTGGGTTACACCTTGTGCAAACAACCGGCCCAATGTGTCAACTAACTTTGCGCTGATTGCAGATAGCCCTTTATCCTGTTGTTGCAATGAGATGTAGGAAggaacacgagacgtagtcgagtgtttctccctcCAGGCTCGTTTATAAGTGTGCAAGATTTTTTATCCGTAAAGGCTTTGACAGAATGCTTGGTGTGCTTAGACAAAAATGACACTGCTTATGGTGAATACTTCGCATGGAAACCAGAAGTCGCCTATGCAGGCATGTTGGGGTTAAAAGATACAGCCTGTGACATATGTGATGCTCTTCACAATGAATACCTTAAACCCCAATTTTATAAAGATATTTCAAGCCTTTTTGGAACAGCGATTTTGATTGCAAAGATAAAGAGAATAGACTTTTAAAACTTATTGAGAGAGAGGAAGAGTTATCAATGTTCTGTCACGCGTGTCACGCGTGTCACGCGTGTCACGCGTCTAGCGTTACCACACAGTTTAGCATTGTAGCAAGGTATCATGGTATTGATTTTCCATGTGATTTAGGGATTGTCATTGTATTGTCGTGCTCGCTGGTGAAAACCCTTTCTCGTTTCACCGCGAAAATTTACTTCGAATAAATCTGGTTACACTGACTGATGAAGGATTTACGTCTCTTTTGTTACGGTGAGCAAACTTATGGATCAGGGTCCAAAGAATCAGAACAATCAATGTATGTCAAACATACAATAGTTTTCATAGGataaatgtcagtatctgagcaactgcgcgcttacccctcccttaacccaacattaaccccaCCTTACCATCAGTTGACTATTTTTGGGTTAAGAGTtgggtaggtgcgcagttgcgttgatactgacattgatcctaaTGACTTAAGGAAGGAGAGTATGTACCGTGGTAACGGGTACGAGAAGATTGAAATGCGATGATAGGTGAGTTGAAAAGACAAAGATTAAAACCACGCTTTCGATTATTACATCGCTATGACGTTAAGGCTTTCGCGCATTTAATTTATATCGCAATCGAAAAGTTCTCTGCACATTAATTTCGAGTGAATTTTAAATAActcttgatatatttttaactcttttcaaacaattaaaatttttcttgtctgggaattttgatttgattaaaATTCGTTCTTTGGCAGCTAAAATAACAAGTGTTTCGGTAAATATAGTTATATCCATTTTTCATGATCCCTAAGACTGAGTGCCTAGCATCTAATCCGGAGAATATGCGTATTGATGTTCGCCTGTATAGGGTCATTATTACTTTTGATCTGCTCCAGTGATATCAGCACTTTTGAACatgtttaaagtaaaaaatacgGCAAATTGCTTTGGCAGGAAAAAAAGTCTTTACAATAAATATTCAAATCTGGTTTACAAGTAACAATGGTACTCTTTGCATcatcagattttttttgtgttacctgtgttcctttttttttcggtcaacgttttttaaaagtaattatgTAAGAATTgtgatttttcatttgttagtAATGTAAAGGAGGCTTTACGCGCCATCTACGtaccatttaattttttacgCCTTACCGGGCGACGGAGGTGTAACCGAGGGTGTGACTAAGAGATCATATCATATGACCTTTACCCACAATGCCTCAGTTTGTAGCCATTCTTCAAAACCATGGCCGATACTGCGAGAAGCAGGTTGGAGGTAATTAAACAACATCTATCCCCTTCGAGATTTCATCTAAAGTCACCAGAAAATTCAGAAACGGCCGCAGTGGGGGTTGAAATTGATAGTCTGGTGGTGCCAAACGATGTTTTGACCGAAGAAGAAATAGATTTCTACAACAAGAATGGCTACCTTCTTGTGCGAAATCTAGTACCCCAAGAGCTACTTGATAAGTATCTCCATCGTTTTCAACAAATTTGTAACGGGGAGGTGCGCGTGCCTAGTATGACTGTAATGAAAGATGTTACATTTGTCAAGTCGAACAGCTTATCTGGCGAGAAAACCATCAATAAACTTCAGAATTTCGAAGAGGACGAGGTCCTCTTCAGCTACTGCCAACTACCAGGGATTTTGAAGTACGTGGCATGTTTTACGGGACCTGACATCAAATCGATGCACACTATGCTAATAAACAAACCACCAGATCCTGGGACAATGACCTCACGCCACCCTCTCCATCAGGATTTGCATTACTTTCCCTTCCGTCCAGCCAATCGAATGGTATGTTCCTGGACAGCAATGGAAAGGGTCCATAGGCGGAATGGCTGTCTAATGGTACAACCGGGTACCCAGTACAGCCCGCTTCTGCAGCACTTCTACCCTGAATGGGAGGTAAGAGAAACCCATCATTGTAACATTCTGGGTAGTTATTTGTTGTTGTCTAGGTTAAAGACCACCCAAGCAAAGCACAATGTAGAGCGTCATTATGTTACGTACAGTTATAGCTGATTGTTTACTGCAGCAATGTCCATGAGTTTTATTCGTGACTGTATTGATGAGCTCATTTTGCAGTCTCTTTTCCATTGTCCCACAGTGTGTACAAAATTAAATCTTTACGGCATGATTAAacagaaagttgaaatttaaaatcTCAACAGAAAATCACAGAAAATGTTCCATGTATGCCAAGTCCCTTTTACATTCACATGGACCAGTGTTTTCAAAGAAGAAAGTGGTATCAATTTCTTATCTCGGACTTCAGAGTTCTCCTTTTCACTAGGTggtaaccggtaacatttactGCCTGTAGCACCCCTTATTACCGTTTAAAATTGCCTGAAATTCTTGAccagtttcaaaatttatttcacctgtcatgcttaaaataagggagaacactgaacttacgaaaaaaaactaatgatgGGGCAATTTTAATACCAAATTAAGCAAGAATTCTAAAAACACTGATGTTTTCTAGGGAGGAGTCAATGTAATGTATCATGGAATAAAAGATTATGATCCCAGCATTCCATTGGTACATTTGGAGATGAATGCAGGGGACACAGTTTTCTTTCATCCTCTTCTTATCCATGGCTCAGGAGCAAACCAAACAAATGGATTCAGGAAGGTATGTTGTTTCTCTTTATACTGCGTGCATATTTTGGTAAAACAGTTTCTAGTGAGGCCCTAAACTAatataaaatgagaaaaaaaggttaaatcaaGTTTCTGAGCTTTTTCTGATTTACAACATTATCAAGAATCCCTGAGAATGCCATGGATTGGCAAAAGCTGAGAGACTTTCCATATTTAAGGATATGGCAGACCCTTGTGGGTGtcctttgtgaaaaaaattttgataggCTATTTGAAGCATAACCCCTATAAACTATATATCAATGAAAAGGTTATTAAGTGCCCTATTTGGTAAATGCTGTTTCGTTTTAGCTTGATCTAATAGTAAACTGAATGAGGTGTAACAATTTAATATGGAAGACTTTCTTTGAGCAAATCAATTGCATATCAAATCTGACTGCAGAAATAAAACTTCATGCACAATTCCAATCCTGAAGAGTTGGTTTTCAAGACCATATAAGGGTTTTTcaatattctgattggttgctttACAATTCATCTGTCAAGTTTGCTGATCAAAATTTTACTGTTATGCATTGCTTCAGATGCCATTGAGGgagatccattttgaaaaatgtaattCTCCCTGGTGGTTCTTTAGGTTGGTATTGTGGGAGTCTCTGAACCAAATTTCAAAGCATTCCATCAAGTTAAATACTCTATAAATTTGTTCAGAGAAGCCTCATTCACCCTGAAACAGATTTCACATCTTTGGGTGACCACATGTCAAGTTATGTCAACACTCTGAAAACTATTGCATATTTTgacatggaaaataattttaaaatattggcCCTGAATGTCATCAATATCCTTAActtgtttttgatttttgtaGTAATTTAATTGAGGCCTTACTGGAAACTATTTTACCATTTTGAAATACAAGTTGCACTACTGAAGGACAACATGATACAATCACTTACatttttgtttgcaatttttgtttatttatttgttagaGAATAttagagttaaccctttcactagCAGGAGTGATCAAAActtgatttttcctttgattacCATTAGATTTTAAGCAGAAAGGTGATTAAAAGTATCACCAAAGTTCTCTGTGTTTGAAAtgataagaaatgtatggaaaacagtgTTGAGAATAGAAATTCAGATCTGGGGGGTGGAAGGATCAACTGTTAGGGTTAAAGTTAATTGTTATCCATTGTTAAGCTCATCAAGATAGCATCATGATTCCCACTTTTTTTAAAGGTTGAGATGTTTAGTGTCGTACATGTAACTTTGTTGGGACATTGTATTGTGTTTTTGGGTCGGGCATCTTCATCCCAAACTGCTCCCCTCCACTctggagtataaatgggtactgatGAACTGTCAGGAAGATCtgaaaaaatccttgatagAGATGGGTGATGTTGCAGGGGACTGGTTTCCCATCCAGGGAGAGAAGCAATATTGCTAATCACTTCATGATAAAGAAATTGGGACTAGCTCTGACTAGATGGACCACTTAGCCATC from Pocillopora verrucosa isolate sample1 chromosome 1, ASM3666991v2, whole genome shotgun sequence includes:
- the LOC131790027 gene encoding phytanoyl-CoA dioxygenase, peroxisomal-like, which translates into the protein MADTARSRLEVIKQHLSPSRFHLKSPENSETAAVGVEIDSLVVPNDVLTEEEIDFYNKNGYLLVRNLVPQELLDKYLHRFQQICNGEVRVPSMTVMKDVTFVKSNSLSGEKTINKLQNFEEDEVLFSYCQLPGILKYVACFTGPDIKSMHTMLINKPPDPGTMTSRHPLHQDLHYFPFRPANRMVCSWTAMERVHRRNGCLMVQPGTQYSPLLQHFYPEWEGGVNVMYHGIKDYDPSIPLVHLEMNAGDTVFFHPLLIHGSGANQTNGFRKAISGHFASSHCYYIDVKGTIQEGIEAESLEIVHKKFGADIDLSFEDIWRLKSRLVQGNEGTL